One Ictalurus furcatus strain D&B chromosome 24, Billie_1.0, whole genome shotgun sequence DNA segment encodes these proteins:
- the fkbp10a gene encoding peptidyl-prolyl cis-trans isomerase FKBP10 isoform X1, which translates to MDVKVALFVLCAYCACAMCNTGPNEELIIDRYSLPTRCGREVQVGDYVRYHYTGSFPDGRIIESSEHKGMAFVGLVGVDSKVIPGLDRGVMGMCVNERRKITIPPHLGYGISGAGTVIPSDATLVFDVVLLDVWNKDDGVDTRLLFKPMSCRRSVQHGDFVRYLYNGSLINGTNFESSYGQYVTYDTYVDEDHLISGMVQGLMGMCVGEKRSIIIPPFLAYGEKGYGVMVPAHATVVFDVLLIDVFNVKDDVQVEVLHVPQPCRRKSKKGDFIRYHYNGTFQDGTLFDSSYQRKSTYNTFVGLGHVIAGVDKALQEVCVGEKRHIIVPPHLAYGENGTGDLIPGSAVLIFDLHIIDFHNPKDSVEVQITHKPLQCNSTSTNDDLVIYHYNCSLLDGTRLYSSNDLGRPAQAMLGQAEVIEGLDQGLKGMCVGEKREVIVPPHFGHGQNEGSVVPADAVLIFELELLDLRKGVPQGFLFVWLEEIPDPLFSFMDLNQDGEVPLEEFTAFIRLQVSMSKGRLHPAMDADVIIREMFTSQDQNADGRITVDELRLQTDKTTGHDEL; encoded by the exons atggatGTAAAAGTGGCGCTGTTTGTGCTGTGTGcgtactgcgcatgcgcgatGTGTAACACGGGTCCCAATGAGGAGCTGATAATTGATCGATATTCATTACCGACCCGCTGTGGCAGAGAGGTTCAGGTCGGTGATTATGTACGGTACCATTACACCGGATCGTTTCCGGACGGGAGGATCATCGAGTCCAG TGAGCATAAGGGCATGGCATTTGTTGGACTGGTGGGTGTGGACAGTAAGGTGATTCCAGGCTTGGACAGAGGAGTGATGGggatgtgtgtgaatgagaggaGGAAGATCACCATTCCCCCTCACCTTGGATATGGAATCTCTGGAGCTG GTACAGTGATTCCTTCAGATGCAACTCTGGTGTTTGATGTCGTGTTGTTGGACGTGTGGAATAAGGATGATggtgtggacactcgactgctCTTTAAGCCAATGTCCTGTCGCCGCTCAGTGCAGCATGGTGATTTTGTGCGATATCTGTATAATGGCTCATTGATTAATGGCACAAACTTCGAGTCCAG TTATGGACAATATGTCACATATGACACATACGTGGATGAAGATCACCTGATCAGCGGCATGGTGCAGGGGCTAATGGGaatgtgtgtgggagagaaacGCTCCATCATCATCCCACCATTTCTAGCCTATGGGGAGAAAGGATATg gcgTGATGGTGCCGGCTCATGCAACGGTGGTGTTTGATGTGCTGCTCATTGATGTGTTTAATGTGAAGGATGATGTTCAGGTGGAGGTTCTCCATGTTCCTCAGCCCTGCAGAAGAAAATCAAAGAAAGGAGACTTTATACGTTATCACTACAATGGAACATTCCAGGACGGAACACTGTTTGACTCCAG ctaCCAGCGCAAAAGTACATACAATACCTTTGTGGGTTTGGGTCATGTGATCGCTGGAGTGGATAAAGCCTTgcaagaagtgtgtgtgggagagaagaGACACATCATCGTTCCTCCACACCTCGCCTATGGAGAGAATGGGACAG GTGACCTTATTCCAGGTTCAGCCGTGTTGATCTTTGACCTCCACATCATTGACTTCCACAATCCAAAAGACTCAGTGGAAGTTCAAATTACCCACAAACCCCTGCAGTGTAACAGCACCAGCACCAATGATGACCTTGTCATCTACCACTACAATTGCTCTCTGCTAGACGGAACCCGACTTTACTCCTC TAATGACTTGGGCAGACCTGCACAGGCAATGCTGGGTCAAGCAGAGGTCATCGAGGGGCTGGATCAAGGGTTGAAAGGCATGTGTGTTGGTGAGAAGAGGGAGGTGATTGTGCCCCCCCACTTTGGACATGGACAAAATGAAG GTTCAGTAGTTCCAGCAGATGCTGTGTTAATTTTTGAACTGGAGTTGTTGGATTTGCGTAAAGGCGTTCCTCAGGGCTTCCTGTTTGTCTGGTTGGAGGAGATTCCTGATCCTCTGTTCAGCTTCATGGACCTTAACCAGGATGGAGAAGTTCCACTGGAGGAG TTCACAGCATTCATCAGGCTGCAGGTGTCAATGAGCAAAGGTCGTCTCCACCCTGCAATGGATGCTGATGTAATCATCAGAGAGATGTTCACCAGCCAGGATCAGAACGCTGATGGGAGAATCACAGTGGATGAGCTGAGACTTCAGACGGACAAGACAACAGGACACGATGAGCTATGA
- the fkbp10a gene encoding peptidyl-prolyl cis-trans isomerase FKBP10 isoform X2 produces the protein MAFVGLVGVDSKVIPGLDRGVMGMCVNERRKITIPPHLGYGISGAGTVIPSDATLVFDVVLLDVWNKDDGVDTRLLFKPMSCRRSVQHGDFVRYLYNGSLINGTNFESSYGQYVTYDTYVDEDHLISGMVQGLMGMCVGEKRSIIIPPFLAYGEKGYGVMVPAHATVVFDVLLIDVFNVKDDVQVEVLHVPQPCRRKSKKGDFIRYHYNGTFQDGTLFDSSYQRKSTYNTFVGLGHVIAGVDKALQEVCVGEKRHIIVPPHLAYGENGTGDLIPGSAVLIFDLHIIDFHNPKDSVEVQITHKPLQCNSTSTNDDLVIYHYNCSLLDGTRLYSSNDLGRPAQAMLGQAEVIEGLDQGLKGMCVGEKREVIVPPHFGHGQNEGSVVPADAVLIFELELLDLRKGVPQGFLFVWLEEIPDPLFSFMDLNQDGEVPLEEFTAFIRLQVSMSKGRLHPAMDADVIIREMFTSQDQNADGRITVDELRLQTDKTTGHDEL, from the exons ATGGCATTTGTTGGACTGGTGGGTGTGGACAGTAAGGTGATTCCAGGCTTGGACAGAGGAGTGATGGggatgtgtgtgaatgagaggaGGAAGATCACCATTCCCCCTCACCTTGGATATGGAATCTCTGGAGCTG GTACAGTGATTCCTTCAGATGCAACTCTGGTGTTTGATGTCGTGTTGTTGGACGTGTGGAATAAGGATGATggtgtggacactcgactgctCTTTAAGCCAATGTCCTGTCGCCGCTCAGTGCAGCATGGTGATTTTGTGCGATATCTGTATAATGGCTCATTGATTAATGGCACAAACTTCGAGTCCAG TTATGGACAATATGTCACATATGACACATACGTGGATGAAGATCACCTGATCAGCGGCATGGTGCAGGGGCTAATGGGaatgtgtgtgggagagaaacGCTCCATCATCATCCCACCATTTCTAGCCTATGGGGAGAAAGGATATg gcgTGATGGTGCCGGCTCATGCAACGGTGGTGTTTGATGTGCTGCTCATTGATGTGTTTAATGTGAAGGATGATGTTCAGGTGGAGGTTCTCCATGTTCCTCAGCCCTGCAGAAGAAAATCAAAGAAAGGAGACTTTATACGTTATCACTACAATGGAACATTCCAGGACGGAACACTGTTTGACTCCAG ctaCCAGCGCAAAAGTACATACAATACCTTTGTGGGTTTGGGTCATGTGATCGCTGGAGTGGATAAAGCCTTgcaagaagtgtgtgtgggagagaagaGACACATCATCGTTCCTCCACACCTCGCCTATGGAGAGAATGGGACAG GTGACCTTATTCCAGGTTCAGCCGTGTTGATCTTTGACCTCCACATCATTGACTTCCACAATCCAAAAGACTCAGTGGAAGTTCAAATTACCCACAAACCCCTGCAGTGTAACAGCACCAGCACCAATGATGACCTTGTCATCTACCACTACAATTGCTCTCTGCTAGACGGAACCCGACTTTACTCCTC TAATGACTTGGGCAGACCTGCACAGGCAATGCTGGGTCAAGCAGAGGTCATCGAGGGGCTGGATCAAGGGTTGAAAGGCATGTGTGTTGGTGAGAAGAGGGAGGTGATTGTGCCCCCCCACTTTGGACATGGACAAAATGAAG GTTCAGTAGTTCCAGCAGATGCTGTGTTAATTTTTGAACTGGAGTTGTTGGATTTGCGTAAAGGCGTTCCTCAGGGCTTCCTGTTTGTCTGGTTGGAGGAGATTCCTGATCCTCTGTTCAGCTTCATGGACCTTAACCAGGATGGAGAAGTTCCACTGGAGGAG TTCACAGCATTCATCAGGCTGCAGGTGTCAATGAGCAAAGGTCGTCTCCACCCTGCAATGGATGCTGATGTAATCATCAGAGAGATGTTCACCAGCCAGGATCAGAACGCTGATGGGAGAATCACAGTGGATGAGCTGAGACTTCAGACGGACAAGACAACAGGACACGATGAGCTATGA
- the si:ch211-264f5.2 gene encoding uncharacterized protein si:ch211-264f5.2 isoform X1 produces MCKCSVYEVVIHLVTSCSTGCACLWTVEKVTAKPGGSITIPCHYNWRFREQEKYWCRGRMWYMCVRVREWAGRVSVMDNPDELVTTLMFSELQVRDAGRYWCAVKNGGLMSDIRTSLELQVTDDPDLWVSRALLFAPEGGIVHVQCLYSDRLKKVEKKWCRGGDLHSCQSQRSAQISQNAQLQLSDEGQGLFSVARAGLRTDEAGWYWCSAAGVQAPVHICITTTHNYTLQNDTVYSDPLSPSHTSTTMRTHTHSHAHTPPSTLRGSTTSSTISLPSTTPENVFTSLAIVLEYPSSTPESPPIATPTTSHRLSVCVIVLLAAVMSVLVGALCWRWRTHQPEVQVRERWTELAELSVSDDAELLDRDWSRAAVLQLQEEFNS; encoded by the exons ATGTGCAAATGTTCTGTCTATGAAGTTGTCATTCACTTAGTCACTTCCTGTTCTACAGGATGTGCATGTTTATGGACTGTAGAAAAAGTGACGGCTAAACCCGGTGGCTCCATCACAATTCCTTGCCACTACAACTGGAGGTTCAGAGAACAGGAGAAGTACTGGTGCAGAGGGAGGATGTGgtacatgtgtgtgcgtgtgagagagtggGCAGGCCGAGTTAGTGTGATGGACAACCCAGACGAGCTGGTTACCACGCTCATGTTCTCTGAGCTGCAGGTCCGAGACGCCGGGAGGTATTGGTGCGCCGTCAAGAACGGAGGACTGATGAGCGACATCAGGACATCGTTGGAGCTGCAAGTAACTGATG atccTGATTTGTGGGTCAGCAGGGCATTGTTGTTTGCTCCTGAGGGAGGAATTGTGCATGTGCAGTGTTTGTACAGCGACAGACTGAAGAAGGTGGAAAAGAAATGGTGTAGGGGCGGAGACCTGCACTCCTGCCAATCTCAGCGCAGTGCTCAAATATCCCAGAATGCACAGCTGCAGCTCAGTGATGAGGGGCAAGGCTTGTTCAGTGTAGCGCGTGCGGGGCTTCGGACAGACGAGGCTGGCTGGTACTGGTGCAGTGCCgcaggggtccaagcacctgTACACATCTGCATCACaacaacacacaactacacactaCAAAATGACACAG TGTATAGTGATCCTCtgtcaccatcacacacatccACTACTatgcgaacacacacacactcacatgcacacacaccacccaGCACTTTACGTGGATCAACCACATCTTCAACCATATCCTTACCATCTACAACACCTGAGAATGTGTTCACCTCACTTGCAATAG TGCTAGAATATCCATCATCCACACCTGAATCCCCGCCCATTGCTACACCCACTACCTCACACAG attgagtgtgtgtgtgatcgtgctcTTGGCTGCAGTGATGTCAGTACTGGTGGGTGCTTTGTGCTGGAGATGGAGGACACACCAGC CTGAAGTTCAAGTAAGGGAGAGGTGGACAGAGTTAGCAGAGCTCAGT GTAAGTGATGATGCGGAGCTGTTAGACCGTGATTGGAGCAGAGCCGCCGTCCTTCAACTGCAAGAAGAATTTAATTCTTAG
- the si:ch211-264f5.2 gene encoding polymeric immunoglobulin receptor isoform X2: MAVLLLPVLILQAISGCACLWTVEKVTAKPGGSITIPCHYNWRFREQEKYWCRGRMWYMCVRVREWAGRVSVMDNPDELVTTLMFSELQVRDAGRYWCAVKNGGLMSDIRTSLELQVTDDPDLWVSRALLFAPEGGIVHVQCLYSDRLKKVEKKWCRGGDLHSCQSQRSAQISQNAQLQLSDEGQGLFSVARAGLRTDEAGWYWCSAAGVQAPVHICITTTHNYTLQNDTVYSDPLSPSHTSTTMRTHTHSHAHTPPSTLRGSTTSSTISLPSTTPENVFTSLAIVLEYPSSTPESPPIATPTTSHRLSVCVIVLLAAVMSVLVGALCWRWRTHQPEVQVRERWTELAELSVSDDAELLDRDWSRAAVLQLQEEFNS, encoded by the exons ATGGCGGTCCTGCTGCTTCCTGTCCTCATCCTCCAGGCCATTTCAG GATGTGCATGTTTATGGACTGTAGAAAAAGTGACGGCTAAACCCGGTGGCTCCATCACAATTCCTTGCCACTACAACTGGAGGTTCAGAGAACAGGAGAAGTACTGGTGCAGAGGGAGGATGTGgtacatgtgtgtgcgtgtgagagagtggGCAGGCCGAGTTAGTGTGATGGACAACCCAGACGAGCTGGTTACCACGCTCATGTTCTCTGAGCTGCAGGTCCGAGACGCCGGGAGGTATTGGTGCGCCGTCAAGAACGGAGGACTGATGAGCGACATCAGGACATCGTTGGAGCTGCAAGTAACTGATG atccTGATTTGTGGGTCAGCAGGGCATTGTTGTTTGCTCCTGAGGGAGGAATTGTGCATGTGCAGTGTTTGTACAGCGACAGACTGAAGAAGGTGGAAAAGAAATGGTGTAGGGGCGGAGACCTGCACTCCTGCCAATCTCAGCGCAGTGCTCAAATATCCCAGAATGCACAGCTGCAGCTCAGTGATGAGGGGCAAGGCTTGTTCAGTGTAGCGCGTGCGGGGCTTCGGACAGACGAGGCTGGCTGGTACTGGTGCAGTGCCgcaggggtccaagcacctgTACACATCTGCATCACaacaacacacaactacacactaCAAAATGACACAG TGTATAGTGATCCTCtgtcaccatcacacacatccACTACTatgcgaacacacacacactcacatgcacacacaccacccaGCACTTTACGTGGATCAACCACATCTTCAACCATATCCTTACCATCTACAACACCTGAGAATGTGTTCACCTCACTTGCAATAG TGCTAGAATATCCATCATCCACACCTGAATCCCCGCCCATTGCTACACCCACTACCTCACACAG attgagtgtgtgtgtgatcgtgctcTTGGCTGCAGTGATGTCAGTACTGGTGGGTGCTTTGTGCTGGAGATGGAGGACACACCAGC CTGAAGTTCAAGTAAGGGAGAGGTGGACAGAGTTAGCAGAGCTCAGT GTAAGTGATGATGCGGAGCTGTTAGACCGTGATTGGAGCAGAGCCGCCGTCCTTCAACTGCAAGAAGAATTTAATTCTTAG
- the LOC128600771 gene encoding olfactory receptor 52E8-like: MTICCNTIVIFVIYTNESLHEPMYIFITALLMNTLGGSTALYPKLLSDILSKNLIVSLDACVFQAFFIYTYAMSEFMLLSAMAYDRYVSICKPLQYAAIVQMSTVKKLIFLSCFVPSCENAIAMVLIYKLKLCNFKLNRIYCSNYAIVKLGCGDISAYNSYGLFIFVIAVFPQVIFIIYSYIRILSVCLKNSKDFRRKALQTCLPHLLIFTSFTVTSCFEIINSRLEGNMPHIIAMILSVENLVIPPLFNPIIYGLKLQEIFNRIKRMFCQKKIHIFLD; encoded by the coding sequence ATGACCATTTGTTGTAACACTATTGTAATTTTTGTGATATACACAAATGAGAGCCTCCATGAGCCCATGTACATTTTCATCACTGCTTTGCTAATGAACACTTTAGGTGGATCAACTGCTTTATACCCCAAACTGCTGAGTGATATTTTATCCAAAAATCTAATTGTTTCCCTTGATGCTTGTGTATTTCAGGcatttttcatttacacttaTGCCATGTCAGAGTTCATGCTGTTGTCGGCTATGGCCTATGACAGATATGTGTCTATTTGTAAACCACTACAATATGCTGCTATTGTACAAATGTCTACTGTGAAAAAGCTCATATTTTTGTCTTGCTTTGTGCCTAGTTGTGAAAATGCTATAGCAATGGTATTAATATATAAGCTTAAACTGTGTAATTTCAAATTAAATAGAATATACTGTAGCAATTATGCAATTGTTAAACTGGGTTGTGGAGACATTTCTGCGTATAATTCGTATGGACTGTTCATTTTTGTCATTGCTGTATTTCCACAAGTGATCTTCATAATTTACTCATATATCAGGATACTCTCTGTCTGTTTAAAGAATTCAAAGGATTTCAGAAGAAAAGCTCTACAGACCTGTTTACCACATCTTTTAATTTTCACGAGTTTCACTGTCACTTCATGTTTTGAAATTATAAACAGTAGATTGGAAGGAAATATGCCTCACATTATTGCCATGATCCTGTCAGTGGAAAATCTGGTTATTCCTCCTCTATTTAATCCCATTATATATGGACTGAAACTTCAGGAGATTTTTAATAGGATTAAAAGAATGTTTTGTCAGAAGAAGATACACATCTTTTTAGATTaa